The following DNA comes from Capsicum annuum cultivar UCD-10X-F1 chromosome 7, UCD10Xv1.1, whole genome shotgun sequence.
ATTTTGGGAGGTAAGGAGAGTAACGGATAATTGAGGTACGAAACTCACGAAAAGATGATAGTTTAAGCATGTTTTTGACCATTAATTCTTATATATACGGCGTATAATATTGCGTAGAGCAAATTTCTGTTTTTTGATGGGAGTTTTGCATTCTCTTATTGATCTAATTCTGTattaactttattaaattcactCTGCAAGTCTCAGATCAAATCTGATGTAGCCAACTAAGATGAGCTATCTAAAGTAACTGTCAATTCTGGCAAAGAGAAAAGTTAAATCTGATTCACGTAAAGCTATAGGTTTAAACCAAGTCCATTTTCTTCTAAGCCTGCTCCAAATGAAACGTTCCAGCCCCAGAGTTATGGTCTAGTGGCTGGCACAAGTGATGGGTAGATTAGGCGTCGGTGGCGGCTTCACAGGTTCGAACACACTTCCAGCTGATATTTACGTGGACAAGAGTAGATTGGTGGATGCCCACCTTCATCGAGTTTCAAACTGTGCACCAGTGGGTCGTAGCGATTTCTCggtatccaaaaaaaaaatcttattttattcCAATTGTGCAGGACCTTTTGCATCTTCCATGATGAGGCCAAGTGGCTTCTACAACATAATGTCTTCcttctatttcatcaacttgAATATATGATATATCACTCAGCAGGCATTTCACTAGCACACCACCATAAAGCTTTTCCAGATGCTTGAAATCAACTAGTTCATAGGACCTGGCATTAGCATGTGAAAACAATCAAGAGTTCTCACCTTTTTTTGCACCTTTTTCTGTTTCTTCAATCCTCTTTTTAATGGTTGATTAATCGTAGAGAAACGTAATACTTCTGTTCTCAACCACAGCTTCAAAAGCATGACACCTAATACAAATCTTTAAAGGAAATCAAGAATATCTAATTAACATCATGATCACAAGCTAAAAGAATTTCTCCTATATCCCTAATGAGCTTCACAGGTTCATTAATCTTGAGACACAATCATGATTAGTGAAACCCCACTTTCTAATTGCATAAATTATTTTCCCTTAAACATCTCTCCTTCAAATCATACCTCAAAGGATGCAGAACTCTAAGGCAGCAGCAGCCAAGAAGCAGAAGCTTAAGGGATGCAGTGCCTTGTGTTGTAGCTGTAGGCTGAGCGTTTCATCGTCTTCAGAAGAAGTTGAAAGTTCCAGTTCAGGTAGATATCCAACTATTTCAAGCCTAACACATGCCATGGTGCAAGAGAGGTTAGACAAGATGATTAGAGAAAGAGAAGAGGCGAAAAACGAagagaggaggaggaggagggcGGAGAGAGATGAGAAGACGAAGTTTATAGTGATGATAGCTATGGAGAAATCATCTTACGATCCAAGAGAGGATTTTAGGGAGTCTATTGGACAGATGATAATGGCAAATAGGATTTGTGATCCTAAAGATTTAAGACGACTTTTGAATTATTATGTTTCTATGAATGCTGAGGAATATCGTGGTGTAATACTTGAAGTTTTTCATCAAGTTTGCACCAGTTTCTTCTTATCATGTAAGCAATCTTCATCTCATCAAGTATAAAACTTGGGTTTTCTTTCAATTCAAAGTTCACTCACCGTTCGTCTAAATGTTAGCTGTTGCTGAAATTTTCTCTACGAAAAACCCAACACAGCACAttgaaagctacttgggaggcttTTTAGCCCATCATGGCACAGGTAAGTGCACAAAATAGCTGATTTCGGCACCCCATTGTATAAGTTTAGCCACTTCAAATCCTTTGTCGTTTTGAGTTTTCTTTGTTTCCTTAGTCGCTAAAGATAGGGATCATAAATGAGCGCTTTGGGTTGAATTCGAATAGGTCCATCATCAATAAATAAGTTAGTCCTGTACTTAGTTGAGCTAAATCAAGATAAAACAATTTGAACTATAGGCAATTTTTTTTGGTTGCTTTCCTAATAATTTATCTAATTACCAAACAAATCttctttgttgtattttattattcTACTCTTGTTTGATATCTATCAAAACATGTCGGTACTCCCCAAAAGCCAATTTCATAAAG
Coding sequences within:
- the LOC107876799 gene encoding probable transcription repressor OFP9; this encodes MQNSKAAAAKKQKLKGCSALCCSCRLSVSSSSEEVESSSSGRYPTISSLTHAMVQERLDKMIREREEAKNEERRRRRAERDEKTKFIVMIAMEKSSYDPREDFRESIGQMIMANRICDPKDLRRLLNYYVSMNAEEYRGVILEVFHQVCTSFFLSSVAEIFSTKNPTQHIESYLGGFLAHHGTVAKDRDHK